Proteins from one Porites lutea chromosome 3, jaPorLute2.1, whole genome shotgun sequence genomic window:
- the LOC140930080 gene encoding formimidoyltransferase-cyclodeaminase-like, which yields MAKIVECVPNFSEGQNKEVIDAIAQAIASVEGCSLLDVDPGVSTNRTVYTFVGSPESVVEGALNGARMAMQLIDMRKHHGEHKRLGALDVCPFIPVQGVTMEDCANCAKIFGQRAAVELGIPVYLYGYASEQDHRKTVPQIRAGEYEGLSEKIKKPEWKPDYGPAEFLPFWGATIAGARKFLIAYNINILGTKEQAHRLALNIRTQGRGPDQPGRLTEVQGMGWYLDKANMAQVSLNLLDFHQTSVHTAFEECVKDAKELKVGVCGSQIVGLVPLEAMLMAADYYVEKENLFILSEDQKIRLVIERLGLSSISPFDPKTRIIEYLIETCEDGPLVSMPLRQFIYSLGSRSSAPGGGSASAAIAAMGVALATMVGWLSYGNKKFEALDAQMRNLIPPLRQAMLDFIPMVDADTSAFSAFMDAKKLPKNTPEEQEIRDKAMQDGLKASVYIPLNVIKTATKVWNPMVELAKVGNINSKSDLQVGARSLETAVWGAFYNVKINLKDITDDIFSKQVLEEVETSLETAQEKCKEILNILEERNS from the exons ATGGCTAAGATTGTAGAATGTGTCCCAAACTTTTCCGAGGGACAAAATAAAGAAGTAATTGATGCCATAGCCCAAGCCATTGCTTCTGTGGAAGGATGTTCGCTTCTCGACGTAGACCCGGGCGTATCGACAAACAGGACTGTTTACACGTTTGTTGGTTCTCCCGAAAGTGTCGTGGAAGGAGCTCTCAATGGAGCGAGAATGGCCATGCAACTGATCGATATGAGAAAACATCACG gaGAACATAAGAGACTTGGGGCACTGGATGTGTGTCCTTTCATTCCCGTTCAGGGCGTGACCATGGAAGACTGTGCTAACTGTGCAAAAATATTTGGCCAGAGGGCTGCAGTGGAACTTGGAATACCAG TCTATCTGTATGGCTATGCATCTGAACAGGACCACAGAAAAACTGTGCCACAGATCAGGGCAGGTGAATATGAAGGACTTTCTGAAAAG ATTAAGAAACCTGAGTGGAAGCCAGATTATGGGCCGGCAGAGTTTCTTCCTTTTTGGGGAGCAACAATAGCTGGAGCAAGAAAGTTCTTGATTGCCTATAATATCAACATTCTTGGCACAAAGGAACAGGCTCATCGATTAGCTTTAAATATCAGGACACAGGGTAGAGGGCCGGACCAG CCTGGAAGACTCACAGAAGTCCAAGGTATGGGATGGTACCTGGATAAGGCCAACATGGCTCAAGTGTCTTTAAACCTGCTGGATTTCCATCAAACATCCGTGCACACTGCGTTTGAAGAGTGCGTAAAGGATGCAAAG GAACTAAAGGTTGGAGTTTGTGGATCACAGATTGTTGGTCTTGTGCCTCTAGAAGCCATGTTAATGGCTGCTGACTACTacgtagaaaaagaaaatctgtTCATTCTCAGTGAAGATCAAAAGATTCGATTG GTAATAGAAAGATTGGGACTTAGCTCAATCTCTCCATTTGACCCTAAAACAAGAATCATAGA GTACCTAATTGAGACTTGTGAAGATGGTCCTTTGGTTTCCATGCCTCTACGACAGTTTATCTACAGTCTTGGTTCACGATCATCGGCTCCCGGAGGAGGATCTGCATCTGCTGCTATTGCTGCCATG GGCGTGGCTTTGGCCACCATGGTTGGTTGGCTCAGTTatggaaacaaaaaatttgaaGCTTTGGACGCACAGATGAGAAATCTCATACCACCCCTGAGACAAGCAATGCTGGATTTTATACCTATGGTCGATGCTGACACAAGTGCATTTAGTGCATTTATG GATGCAAAGAAACTCCCAAAAAATACACCAGAGGAACAAGAAAT CCGTGACAAGGCTATGCAAGATGGACTGAAGGCGTCTGTATACATTCCActcaatgtcattaaaacagCAACCAAAGTATGGAACCCAATGGTGGAGCTGGCCAAAGTTGGTAATATTAACAGCAAGTCTGATTTACAG GTTGGTGCACGTAGTCTAGAAACTGCTGTGTGGGGAGCATTTTATAACGTTAAGATAAATTTAAAGGACATCACTGATGACATTTTTAGTAAGCAG GTACTAGAAGAAGTGGAGACATCTTTGGaaacagcacaagaaaaatgtaaagaaatccTTAACATTCTAGAGGAACGGAATTCATAG
- the LOC140930079 gene encoding RPA-related protein RADX-like translates to MANDFALTVGSIARIKTIAERDKTQETFNVRVLGVYRYTVDKSFPIPSFGLTYAFDILITDGRYKTKCLLSPTLNFLVYEHKLRDSAIIAVTECRSLIDEESLEQVPLVILQGIEVLNSAPATTLDRDGASTDLEFCTNSTANEKQEIPLAAARGYYLPLWNEEDYFGSIWLSNPDLSPSKPIANAITISDLDAFWRTLPRPFPALIGTIVSKTRLNHYGKSSDDKRRYPYQFYLELEDKTATVSVCIWNSLCLLLYNYLQVGDVVAILNYRVSRRFGSRSNAVYNTSDAVMTEISLNPLNPAAQVYKISPEEVVPDWRLPSVPYRFIDRKSLSSYSSGIICDIVGTVMFVSREIQERKGVSSSHWTSKWVHLRDGSSSLPIILHLYACSQPEVFNSIAAGNVLVCARMLLKVECQDSKQARICFLTTSRESQLYALKKPSDANNKPFSDSTEIADAIKWRQSGEAKHLLMVSCSGGYYSFPPLNHSLELYKRTFPQGSEMSLITTVNLGFVMKELHYQEQLRLHIQGIVVAMEFVPTAGSVGSAPDGTTQMSSSQLSETQRSDKHSQEASSQLSSSQSSSRSAGKLEESASDSEQSSAGSSGSVKRRVNPKRKCKKSIKLKESSCDNEDSSAGSSGAVKWRINPKRKCKKVNETNRNVCIKRTSRHDGQGLPKKVSKKEPTPKNKRTVHVKPKKKVKTRRGGQRSSRPVEEERRATDSEETTSTSSSKADNYFPFRILDDTCPNMPEDTPVVGLSRPSCHENSFPRLCSRGLSDVRVVPTADRQGFVNSEGYWRLMITGLNRRAIINAIFMPQTPEKTEEDLEEEPEDGFFLSALATGSFSRWHPVETILNRANEELRGRRTVFVLDIYNHGEGKVEIVINRGY, encoded by the exons ATGGCGAACGATTTCGCGTTAACTGTTGGTAGCATTGCGAGGATTAAAACCATCGCTGAAAGGGATAAAACACAGGAGACATTTAACGTGAGAGTATTGGGCGTATACAGGTACACTGTTGACAAGAGTTTTCCCATTCCTAGCTTCGGTTTAACATATGCTTTCGACATCCTCATAACTGATGGTCGTTACAAGACGAAGTGCTTGCTGTCGCCGACTTTAAATTTTCTGGTTTATGAGCATAAACTGAGGGATAGTGCCATCATTGCAGTTACTGAATGTAGATCCCTTATTGACGAAGAATCATTAGAACAAGTGCCTTTGGTCATTCTTCAAGGTATCGAGGTTCTAAATTCAGCACCTGCGACCACGCTCGACAGGGATGGAGCTTCAACTGACCTTGAATTTTGTACAAATTCCACTGCAAACGAAAAGCAAGAGATACCTTTGGCAGCTGCCCGTGGTTATTATTTGCCGCTGTGGAACGAAGAAGACTATTTTGGCTCAATATGGTTGAGCAATCCGGACCTAAGTCCTTCAAAGCCGATAGCTAACGCAATTACAATTTCAGATCTAGACGCGTTTTGGAGAACGTTACCGCGACCATTTCCAGCACTAATAGGCACGATTGTTAGTAAAACAAGGTTAAATCATTATGGAAAATCATCGGATGATAAAAGAAGATATCCTTACCAATTTTACCTCGAGTTAGAAGATAAAACTGCCACTGTCTCTGTTTGCATCTGGAATTCGTTATGTCTCCTGTTATACAACTACCTTCAAGTTGGGGACGTTGTGGCGATTTTAAATTACCGTGTTTCAAGAAGGTTTGGGTCAAGAAGTAACGCAGTTTACAATACAAGTGATGCAGTAATGACTGAAATATCATTAAATCCTCTTAATCCAGCTGCACAAGTGTATAAAATTTCACCTGAGGAAGTTGTCCCTGATTGGAGATTGCCAAGTGTTCCCTATAG GTTCATTGATAGAAAATCCCTTTCAAGCTATTCCTCAGGGATAATCTGTGATATTGTGGGAACTGTCATGTTTGTGAGCCGAGAAATCCAGGAGCGAAAGGGAGTCAGTTCTTCTCACTGGACTTCAAAATGGGTACACCTCAGAGATG GATCAAGCTCCTTGCCAATCATTCTTCATCTTTATGCCTGTTCACAACCTGAGGTGTTTAACTCCATTGCAGCTGGAAATGTACTTGTTTGTGCTCGTATGCTACTCAAAGTCGAGTGTCAAGATTCAAAGCAAGCTAGAATTTGTTTCCTCACAACATCACGCGAGTCCCAGTTGTATGCTCTCAAGAAGCCATCTGATGCAAATAACAAGCCCTTTTCAGACTCTACAGAAATCGCTGATGCTATCAAATGGAGGCAATCAGGTGAAGCCAAACATCTTCTGATGGTCTCCTGTAGTGGGGGGTACTATAGCTTTCCTCCTTTAAATCACTCACTTGAGTTGTACAAAAGAACGTTCCCTCAGGGAAGTgaaatgtcactgataacaacAGTTAATCTTGGATTTGTGATGAAGGAACTTCACTATCAAGAACAATTACGCCTACACATTCAAGGCATTGTTGTTGCCATGGAATTTGTTCCCACAGCAGGAAGTGTGGGAAGTGCTCCTGATGGAACAACGCAAATGAGCAGTTCTCAGCTTAGTGAAACACAAAGATCTGATAAGCACAGTCAAGAGGCATCCTCACAACTTTCTTCAAGCCAGTCAAGTT CCCGGAGCGCAGGAAAGTTAGAAGAATCTGCGTCTGATAGTGAGCAAAGCTCAGCTGGTTCAAGTGGTTCGGTAAAGAGGAGAGTTAATCCCAAacggaaatgtaaaaaaagtattAAATTGAAGGAATCTTCGTGCGATAATGAGGACAGCTCAGCTGGTTCAAGTGGTGCAGTAAAGTGGAGAATTAATCCCAAAAGGAAATGTAAGAAAG TTAATGAAACAAACCGTAATGTTTGTatcaagagaacatcaagacaTGACGGCCAAGGTTTACCAAAAAAAGTCAGCAAGAAAGAACCAACACCAAAAAACAAGAGGACCGTCCACGTAAAACctaaaaagaaagtgaaaacgAGAAGGGGTGGCCAGCGTTCGTCAAGACCGGTCGAGGAAGAGCGCAGAGCAACTGACAGCGAGGAGACCACTTCCACGTCTTCGTCCAAGGCagataattattttccttttagaatTCTAGATGATACATGTCCCAATATGCCAGAGGACACACCAGTTGTTGGTTTGTCTAGGCCAAGTTGTCATGAAAACAGTTTCCCGAGACTTTGTAGTCGGGGACTCTCGGATGTCCGGGTAGTTCCGACAGCTGATCGGCAAGGCTTCGTGAATTCAGAGGGCTACTGGCGGCTCATGATCACAGGTCTGAACAGGCGTGCCATTATTAATGCGATTTTTATGCCCCAGACTCCCGAGAAAACAGAAGAAGACTTGGAAGAGGAACCAGAAGATGGCTTTTTCTTGTCTGCACTGGCCACAGGATCGTTTTCAAGATGGCACCCCGTGGAGACGATTTTGAATCGTGCAAACGAGGAGTTACGGGGACGAAGAACTGTTTTTGTGTTGGATATTTATAATCACGGTGAAGGCAAGGTGGAAATTGTTATAAACAGGGGCTATTAA
- the LOC140930082 gene encoding polypeptide N-acetylgalactosaminyltransferase 1-like, whose translation MIYSTRRRYVVVTIFLTSVFWLTVELILLSYTNRLNDEQTKGNIELPEAWNSRQSYENHPIADVLIPIEDFRALYVTSIPPNPDGPGEAGKAVYNDKDDPLEVGKEKEGYSKYSFNELASAKISLERSIPDNRPQECLSLKYPSNLPTASVVIIFHNEAWTTLLRTVHTVLARSPPEFLKEIILVDDCSNYDSYAHLNEKLESYLHGFPKVRLIRAKTRQGLIRARLIGARQAKGDILVFLDSHCEANYGWLEPLLARIAHDRTIVVTPDIEVIDLRTFRYAQSKGGYNRGVFNWELTFKWRALPDYESKRRKSDADPIRSPTMAGGLFAIDRSYFFEIGSYDTEMSYWGGENVEISFRIWMCGGSLEILPCSKVGHVFRESQPYKIGEGAIDKNNMRLAEVWMDDYKQIFYAMRPQLKEKSFGDITERKALRKKLNCKSFKWYLENVIPELNVPDMYPYGRGEVRNLGTNQCLDTLAKNDPGGEPGMYMCHGMGNNQFFMFTKNYEFWHDEVCLDLVDGNQNTKVKLYTCHGLGGNQKWEHEKDGRIRHTLHDVCLDVSEGSNLVVRKCDGRHTQKWRFSAYPEKERTQNIHVNVL comes from the exons ATGATTTATTCAACCAGAAGACGATACGTGGTTGTAACGATCTTTTTAACTTCGGTGTTTTGGTTGACAGTAGAGCTCATTCTTTTAAGTTATACAAACCGCTTAAACGATGAGCAAACGAAAGGGAACATTGAACTTCCGGAAGCATGGAATTCACGACAGAGCTATGAGAATCACCCGATTGCCGACGTGTTGATACCCATAGAAGATTTTAGAGCGCTGTATGTGACATCAATCCCTCCAAATCCCGATGGACCTGGAGAAGCGGGGAAAGCTGTTTACAATGACAAAGACGATCCTCTTGAAGTGGGCAAAGAGAAAGAAGGCTACAGTAAATATAGTTTCAACGAACTTGCAAGCGCTAAGATTTCGTTGGAGAGATCTATACCGGACAATCGTCCGCAAGA GTGCCTCAGTCTAAAGTATCCATCCAATCTTCCTACAGCCagtgttgttattatttttcataacGAGGCGTGGACGACTCTCTTACGCACAGTGCACACAGTTTTAGCACGATCACCCCCTGAGTTTTTGAAGGAAATTATCTTGGTAGATGATTGCAGTAACTACGATTCGTATG cgcACCTTAACGAAAAACTAGAATCGTACCTTCATGGGTTTCCCAAAGTTCGCCTTATAAGAGCCAAGACTCGTCAGGGCTTAATTCGTGCGCGTCTTATAGGCGCCAGACAAGCGAAAGGTGATATACTAGTCTTTTTGGATTCTCATTGTGAGGCTAACTACGGTTGGTTGGAGCCGCTACTTGCAAGGATTGCGCATGACAGAACTATTGTTGTTACACCAGATATAGAAGTGATTGACTTAAGAACGTTTCGTTACGCACAAAGTAAAGGAGGATACAATAGAGGTGTCTTTAATTGGGAATTGACTTTCAAGTGGAGGGCGCTGCCCGATTATGAGAGCAAACGACGGAAAAGTGATGCTGATCCTATCAG GTCACCAACAATGGCCGGTGGATTGTTTGCTATTGACAGATCGTATTTCTTTGAGATCGGCTCTTATGATACTGAAATGTCTTATTGGGGAGGAGAAAATGTTGAAATTTCCTTTCGG ATTTGGATGTGTGGCGGGTCTCTGGAAATCCTGCCATGTTCCAAGGTTGGTCACGTGTTCAGAGAGAGCCAGCCGTACAAGATCGGCGAGGGAGCCATTGACAAAAATAACATGAGACTTGCGGAAGTATGGATGGACGATTACAAACAAATATTCTACGCCATGAGGCCTCAGCTCAAGGAGAAATCTTTTGGGGATATAACCGAGCGGAAAGCTTTAAGAAAGAAACTGAATTGCAAAAGTTTCAAGTGGTATCTGGAGAATGTAATCCCAGAATTGAATGTCCCGGATATGTATCCTTACGGAAGAGGAGAG GTTCGCAATCTTGGTACAAACCAGTGCTTAGATACGTTGGCAAAAAATGATCCCGGAGGAGAGCCCGGCATGTACATGTGTCATGGCATGGGGAATAACCAG TTTTTCATGTTTACGAAGAATTACGAGTTCTGGCATGACGAGGTTTGTTTGGATCTTGTCGATGGCAACCAAAACACTAAGGTGAAATTATACACTTGTCATGGTCTTGGCGGAAACCAGAAGTGGGAACACGAAAAG GATGGTAGGATCCGCCATACGCTTCATGATGTTTGTTTAGATGTCAGTGAAGGCTCCAACTTGGTTGTAAGAAAATGTGATGGGCGTCATACACAGAAGTGGAGGTTCAGTGCTTATCCCGAGAAAGAAAGGACACAAAATATCCATGTTAACGTTTTATAA
- the LOC140930084 gene encoding histamine H2 receptor-like, with protein MDQTNFNESASNNSQSVEMDPKWIGILEAVILFCIMILAVGGNFLVVAVVYRRRELRRSETHIFIINLSLTDIFVALLCMPFSIITAVTQKWIFSNSLCQLNGFLNVFFLLTSILTLTAISIHKYIGVVQPTKKKIFTRKRTICVVVWVWFQAFVTALTPILGWNSYEYIPGRTQCSVKVPRNNKLSELTNCLFIIVCGFVIPLGIMSFSYLKIFQTVKIHTKRVRSHSFGSEEQSAFLNERRITITLFIILAVFLACWTPFSVLTLYATLAGNELPKYFSVAAYWLGFLNSAMNPVIYALRTKEFRQGYRQIFGIILPCCFQRIESRDSDSLAVLRGRKSLKSEVRSTLKRRGQTQRESHIQGSENGTFVNNCTGKRTQRKGTWSEDWEDSDNRLQDSLYTEGEESCRPVKVVPVDAVKIDGIEVHQNGGFVHTEENSENSKEFGGSEERMFLNSSDDIASEYLSPVKENMPRDSKNFSNSETVSMNLRDSGKRRRKSTSVMTAFQEHKELKRRLCRSKSDCSKISNASERDRSFSCPLVDILKQTSDPWLRENFSYLNKIASKELEEKSVGFD; from the coding sequence ATGGATCAGACTAACTTTAATGAGTCCGCGAGCAACAATTCACAATCTGTAGAAATGGATCCAAAATGGATAGGAATCCTGGAAGCAGTGATTTTATTTTGCATCATGATTCTTGCAGTTGGTGGAAATTTCCTTGTTGTTGCAGTCGTTTACCGCCGACGGGAGCTGCGTCGATCGGAAACACACATTTTTATCATCAATTTAAGCCTCACGGATATTTTTGTCGCGCTTTTGTGCATGCCTTTTTCCATTATAACAGCCGTGACGCAGAAATGGATTTTCAGTAACTCGCTGTGCCAGCTAAACGGATTCTTAAACGTGTTCTTCCTCCTGACCTCTATACTAACGCTGACAGCGATAAGTATACACAAGTATATAGGGGTAGTACaaccaacaaagaaaaagatattCACAAGAAAGAGGACTATTTGTGTGGTGGTCTGGGTTTGGTTTCAAGCCTTTGTTACCGCTCTTACGCCCATTCTGGGATGGAACAGTTACGAATATATCCCAGGGAGAACGCAATGTTCTGTCAAAGTGCCTCGTAATAATAAACTAAGCGAGTTAACAAACTGTCTATTTATCATCGTTTGCGGCTTTGTGATCCCGCTAGGAATAATGAGCTTCTcttatttaaagatttttcagacTGTTAAGATTCACACCAAACGTGTCCGCAGTCATTCATTTGGCAGCGAGGAACAATCGGCTTTCCTAAACGAAAGGCGTATTACCATCACGCTTTTCATAATTCTAGCAGTTTTCCTAGCTTGTTGGACTCCATTTTCTGTCCTTACTTTGTACGCAACACTTGCAGGTAATGAGCTGCCTAAATACTTCTCTGTTGCAGCTTACTGGCTTGGTTTTTTAAATTCCGCAATGAACCCGGTTATCTATGCtctgagaacaaaagaatttcGCCAAGGGTATCGGCAGATTTTTGGAATAATATTGCCTTGTTGTTTCCAGAGAATCGAGTCACGGGATAGTGACTCTTTAGCAGTGCTTCGTGGACGCAAgagcttaaaaagtgaagtgaGATCTACTTTAAAGCGTCGCGGCCAAACGCAAAGAGAAAGTCATATACAGGGAAGTGAAAATGGGACTTTCGTAAATAATTGCACGGGAAAAAGAACACAACGAAAAGGTACATGGTCAGAAGACTGGGAAGACAGTGATAACAGACTTCAAGATAGTTTGTACACTGAAGGCGAGGAAAGTTGTCGCCCTGTGAAGGTAGTGCCCGTGGATGCCGTGAAAATCGACGGCATTGAAGTTCACCAAAATGGAGGATTTGTTCATACAGAAGAAAACAGCGAGAACAGTAAGGAATTCGGAGGAAGTGAAGAAAGAATGTTCCTAAACAGCAGTGATGACATTGCATCCGAATATTTGTCTCCTGTCAAGGAAAATATGCCGCGGGATTCAAAGAATTTTTCGAATAGCGAAACTGTTTCAATGAATTTACGAGACAGCGGGAAAAGAAGACGGAAAAGTACATCGGTTATGACTGCGTTTCAAGAACACAAAGAGCTCAAAAGAAGACTTTGTCGCTCTAAAAGTGATTGCAGCAAGATAAGCAATGCTTCTGAAAGGGATAGAAGTTTCTCGTGTCCGCTTGTTGACATACTAAAACAAACTTCTGATCCTTGGCTACGGGAAAATTTCTCGTATTTGAACAAAATAGCTTCAAAAGAACTTGAAGAGAAAAGTGTTGGCTTTGACTAA